A window from Hemicordylus capensis ecotype Gifberg chromosome 2, rHemCap1.1.pri, whole genome shotgun sequence encodes these proteins:
- the LOC128346042 gene encoding uncharacterized protein LOC128346042 isoform X3 produces MDPRGLVSPTFSDPPCSMSDSTNCGDDELDEETVNFISALYTALGPLLPEVTKLQGHQDPPAHLMVDMKAKLRELGSSVSDARKRLLRYNIYLKKRLAKAVQEKRALKEQQQFRQQPGQDSSEQSSTAFAQRGIRTEMEPGKPSVAAERKIQEIPELVRTKNLERVHRRRVSRGPCPGIHEPTRDIAESFPPSF; encoded by the exons ATGGACCCCAGAGGCCTTGTGTCACCCACTTTCTCAG ATCCTCCCTGTTCTATGAGTGACAGCACCAACTGTGGAGATGATGAGCTGGATGAAGAGACAGT GAACTTCATCTCCGCCCTCTATACCGCTCTGGGGCCCCTTTTGCCTGAGGTGACCAAACTCCAGGGCCACCAGGACCCACCTGCCCATCTGATGGTTGACATGAAGGCAAAGCTGCGGGAGCTGGGCTCCAGCGTCTCCGATGCCCGGAAGAGGCTGCTGAGGTACAACATTTACCTG AAGAAGAGGCTGGCCAAAGCAGTGCAGGAGAAGCGGGCcttgaaggagcagcagcagttcaggCAGCAGCCAGGCCAAGACAGCAGCGAGCAG TCCAGCACGGCCTTTGCTCAGCGGGGGATCCGGACCGAGATGGAGCCAGGGAAACCCAGTGTGGCAGCCGAGAGGAAGATCCAG GAGATCCCGGAGTTGGTGAGGACCAAAAACCTGGAGAGAGTTCATCGAAGGA GAGTCAGTCGAGGACCGTGCCCGGGCATACACGAGCCCACAAGGGATATTGCAGAGAG CTTCCCGCCCTCCTTTTGA
- the LOC128346042 gene encoding uncharacterized protein LOC128346042 isoform X2, which yields MDPRGLVSPTFSDPPCSMSDSTNCGDDELDEETVNFISALYTALGPLLPEVTKLQGHQDPPAHLMVDMKAKLRELGSSVSDARKRLLRYNIYLKKRLAKAVQEKRALKEQQQFRQQPGQDSSEQSSTAFAQRGIRTEMEPGKPSVAAERKIQEIPELVRTKNLERVHRRSMKLQDPHFAESVEDRARAYTSPQGILQRASRPPFDRAQQ from the exons ATGGACCCCAGAGGCCTTGTGTCACCCACTTTCTCAG ATCCTCCCTGTTCTATGAGTGACAGCACCAACTGTGGAGATGATGAGCTGGATGAAGAGACAGT GAACTTCATCTCCGCCCTCTATACCGCTCTGGGGCCCCTTTTGCCTGAGGTGACCAAACTCCAGGGCCACCAGGACCCACCTGCCCATCTGATGGTTGACATGAAGGCAAAGCTGCGGGAGCTGGGCTCCAGCGTCTCCGATGCCCGGAAGAGGCTGCTGAGGTACAACATTTACCTG AAGAAGAGGCTGGCCAAAGCAGTGCAGGAGAAGCGGGCcttgaaggagcagcagcagttcaggCAGCAGCCAGGCCAAGACAGCAGCGAGCAG TCCAGCACGGCCTTTGCTCAGCGGGGGATCCGGACCGAGATGGAGCCAGGGAAACCCAGTGTGGCAGCCGAGAGGAAGATCCAG GAGATCCCGGAGTTGGTGAGGACCAAAAACCTGGAGAGAGTTCATCGAAGGAGTATGAAGCTGCAAGATCCTCATTTTGCT GAGTCAGTCGAGGACCGTGCCCGGGCATACACGAGCCCACAAGGGATATTGCAGAGAG CTTCCCGCCCTCCTTTTGATAGAGCCCAGCAGTGA
- the LOC128346042 gene encoding uncharacterized protein LOC128346042 isoform X1, producing the protein MDPRGLVSPTFSDPPCSMSDSTNCGDDELDEETVNFISALYTALGPLLPEVTKLQGHQDPPAHLMVDMKAKLRELGSSVSDARKRLLRYNIYLKKRLAKAVQEKRALKEQQQFRQQPGQDSSEQSSTAFAQRGIRTEMEPGKPSVAAERKIQEIPELVRTKNLERVHRRSMKLQDPHFAVGGEEGIMGPRESVEDRARAYTSPQGILQRASRPPFDRAQQ; encoded by the exons ATGGACCCCAGAGGCCTTGTGTCACCCACTTTCTCAG ATCCTCCCTGTTCTATGAGTGACAGCACCAACTGTGGAGATGATGAGCTGGATGAAGAGACAGT GAACTTCATCTCCGCCCTCTATACCGCTCTGGGGCCCCTTTTGCCTGAGGTGACCAAACTCCAGGGCCACCAGGACCCACCTGCCCATCTGATGGTTGACATGAAGGCAAAGCTGCGGGAGCTGGGCTCCAGCGTCTCCGATGCCCGGAAGAGGCTGCTGAGGTACAACATTTACCTG AAGAAGAGGCTGGCCAAAGCAGTGCAGGAGAAGCGGGCcttgaaggagcagcagcagttcaggCAGCAGCCAGGCCAAGACAGCAGCGAGCAG TCCAGCACGGCCTTTGCTCAGCGGGGGATCCGGACCGAGATGGAGCCAGGGAAACCCAGTGTGGCAGCCGAGAGGAAGATCCAG GAGATCCCGGAGTTGGTGAGGACCAAAAACCTGGAGAGAGTTCATCGAAGGAGTATGAAGCTGCAAGATCCTCATTTTGCTGTAGGGGGAGAAGAAGGCATTATGGGACCACGG GAGTCAGTCGAGGACCGTGCCCGGGCATACACGAGCCCACAAGGGATATTGCAGAGAG CTTCCCGCCCTCCTTTTGATAGAGCCCAGCAGTGA